A window of the Natronomonas salina genome harbors these coding sequences:
- a CDS encoding MFS transporter, whose translation MSGDSSSVDYAGRARDALGFSRWWQILAAAAMMAAVSPYQYVWSSIEGPLAESLEISLPALGAVFSFYVVFQSLSQFPAGWWRDRSGPRYLTFLAAILAGGGYLGLAYATSIWQLYVLYSVGAVGVGIVYTVAVNTAVKWFPDRSGLTTGIGTMAFAAGSTLVVPYVRANATVGGYQDVLRNMGLGILIVLLLGTVVLRDPPSEWLARENGAEEDDSDLAASLRGRAYKTTEVLRTWQFWLLYAMFVAIAGADLLVIANVVRFAEAFGFAAVVATASATLLPLAAGVSRLVLGEVSDRYPRKYVMAGSFLLAGVFRFGLIAAGETDAEIAFVGLVMAAMFFSSPLYVYFPAMLADYYGAEFSSSNYAVLYTAKVGGGVIAGTVAGFLVAGFGWVSTFALGGGLAVAAGLAALVLRPPAGSGMGDADPDAAG comes from the coding sequence ATGAGTGGCGACTCGTCGTCCGTCGACTACGCGGGCCGCGCACGCGACGCCCTCGGCTTCTCGCGGTGGTGGCAGATTCTCGCCGCGGCGGCGATGATGGCCGCCGTCAGCCCCTACCAGTACGTCTGGTCGTCGATCGAGGGTCCGCTGGCCGAGAGCCTGGAGATCTCGCTGCCGGCGCTCGGCGCCGTCTTCTCCTTCTACGTCGTCTTCCAGTCGCTCTCGCAGTTCCCCGCTGGCTGGTGGCGCGACCGCTCCGGGCCGCGCTACCTGACGTTCCTCGCGGCGATCCTCGCGGGCGGCGGCTACCTCGGCCTCGCGTACGCGACGTCGATCTGGCAGCTGTACGTCCTCTACTCGGTCGGCGCCGTCGGCGTCGGCATCGTCTACACCGTCGCCGTCAACACCGCCGTCAAGTGGTTCCCCGACCGGAGCGGCCTGACGACCGGCATCGGGACGATGGCCTTCGCCGCCGGCAGCACGCTCGTCGTCCCCTACGTCCGCGCGAACGCCACCGTCGGCGGATACCAGGACGTCCTCCGGAACATGGGCCTCGGCATCCTCATCGTCCTCCTCCTCGGGACGGTCGTCCTCCGGGACCCGCCGAGCGAGTGGCTCGCCCGCGAAAACGGCGCCGAGGAGGACGACTCCGACCTCGCCGCCTCCCTCCGCGGTCGCGCGTACAAGACGACCGAGGTGCTCCGGACCTGGCAGTTCTGGCTGCTCTACGCCATGTTCGTCGCCATCGCGGGCGCCGACCTCCTCGTCATCGCCAACGTCGTCCGCTTCGCCGAGGCGTTCGGCTTCGCCGCGGTCGTCGCCACCGCCTCCGCGACGCTGCTCCCGCTGGCCGCCGGCGTCTCCCGGCTCGTCCTCGGCGAGGTCTCGGACCGCTACCCCCGCAAGTACGTCATGGCCGGGTCGTTCCTCCTGGCGGGGGTGTTCCGGTTCGGGCTCATCGCCGCCGGCGAGACCGACGCCGAGATCGCCTTCGTCGGGCTGGTGATGGCGGCGATGTTCTTCTCCTCGCCGCTGTACGTCTACTTCCCGGCGATGCTGGCCGACTACTACGGCGCGGAGTTCTCCTCGAGCAACTACGCCGTCCTCTACACCGCGAAGGTCGGCGGCGGCGTCATCGCCGGCACCGTCGCCGGCTTCCTCGTCGCCGGCTTCGGCTGGGTGTCGACGTTCGCGCTGGGCGGCGGCCTCGCCGTCGCCGCGGGGCTGGCCGCCCTCGTCCTCCGGCCGCCCGCCGGGTCCGGCATGGGCGACGCCGACCCGGACGCCGCCGGCTGA
- a CDS encoding ornithine cyclodeaminase family protein: MTDVLFLQSDELSDLATPAEYVEWVRDGYESHGNDGSAEPRTKLVSADPPGMCTGYLAILPEVGGMGGYTYAAGFGDGDVHFALPLFDAESGRMEALLDGASMNPFKTGAAGAVGVDALAREDATTLAMIGSGAQARGQLKATATVRDFETVRVFSPTRESRESFAADFDDRLDADVSAVESAAEALEEADVVVTATKAEDPVFDDADLPDDAHVTAMGQYDRGKQEIPPETVARSTYVPDLRERAFQDAGAFLAALDDGLVDEDHVHAELGEVVAGHEAGRTSDDEVTVFDSGGTGIETVAAAWNLYRRAEEQGLGRPLEFAPGSEALTGE, from the coding sequence ATGACGGACGTCCTGTTCCTGCAGAGCGACGAGCTATCGGACCTCGCGACCCCCGCCGAGTACGTCGAGTGGGTCCGCGACGGCTACGAGAGCCACGGCAACGACGGGTCCGCCGAGCCACGGACCAAACTCGTCAGCGCCGACCCGCCGGGCATGTGCACTGGCTACCTCGCGATCCTCCCGGAGGTCGGCGGCATGGGCGGGTACACCTACGCGGCGGGCTTCGGCGACGGCGACGTCCACTTCGCGCTGCCGCTGTTCGACGCCGAGTCCGGCCGGATGGAGGCGCTGCTCGACGGCGCGTCGATGAACCCCTTCAAGACCGGCGCGGCCGGCGCGGTCGGCGTCGACGCGCTCGCCCGGGAGGACGCGACCACGCTCGCGATGATCGGCTCCGGAGCCCAGGCCCGCGGCCAGCTGAAGGCCACCGCCACGGTGCGGGACTTCGAGACGGTCCGTGTCTTCTCGCCGACCCGCGAGAGCCGCGAATCCTTCGCCGCCGACTTCGACGACCGGCTCGACGCTGACGTCTCGGCAGTCGAGTCCGCGGCCGAGGCCCTCGAGGAGGCCGACGTCGTCGTCACGGCGACGAAGGCCGAGGACCCGGTCTTCGACGACGCGGACCTCCCGGACGACGCCCACGTCACGGCGATGGGCCAGTACGACCGCGGGAAGCAGGAGATTCCCCCGGAGACGGTCGCCCGGTCGACGTACGTCCCGGACCTCCGGGAGCGCGCCTTCCAGGACGCGGGGGCGTTCCTCGCGGCGCTCGACGACGGGCTCGTCGACGAGGACCACGTCCACGCCGAGCTGGGCGAGGTGGTCGCCGGCCACGAGGCCGGCCGCACGAGCGACGACGAGGTGACGGTGTTCGACAGCGGGGGAACGGGCATCGAGACGGTCGCCGCCGCCTGGAACCTCTATCGCCGGGCGGAAGAACAGGGTCTGGGTCGCCCCCTCGAGTTCGCGCCGGGCAGTGAAGCGTTGACCGGCGAGTGA
- a CDS encoding presenilin family intramembrane aspartyl protease PSH: MNRAYAAVAATVGLFLLVQVGALALVQPFMDAGYQTVEDPSDPTNSVVYVGAILVATAFMLVAMRFGVDQLLQGLVIFASVFLSFYVFSVIVPDVVSVAGVNVVAVLAALGLGVGLLVYPEWYVIDAAGVVMGAGAAGLFGISFGLLPAIVLLVVLAVYDAVSVYGTEHMLTLASGVMDLKLPVVLVVPLTASYSFIEDEGPETLAEEEDGTEADDAAAPEDPGPAAPEEPDGQTPDGDAPEPFERDSFFIGLGDAVMPTILVASAAFFRPGDVRVAYIEGVALTVPALGAMVGTIVGLLILMWMVMKGRAHAGLPLLNGGAIAGYLLGSIYVGVALVEAVGLAPYL; the protein is encoded by the coding sequence ATGAATCGGGCGTACGCCGCCGTCGCCGCCACCGTCGGACTCTTCCTGCTCGTCCAGGTGGGCGCGCTCGCGCTCGTCCAGCCGTTCATGGACGCCGGCTACCAGACCGTCGAGGACCCCTCCGACCCGACGAACAGCGTCGTCTACGTCGGCGCCATCCTCGTCGCGACGGCGTTCATGCTCGTCGCGATGCGATTCGGCGTCGACCAGCTGCTCCAGGGGCTCGTCATCTTCGCGTCGGTGTTCCTGTCGTTCTACGTCTTCTCGGTGATCGTCCCGGACGTCGTCTCCGTCGCCGGCGTGAACGTCGTGGCGGTCCTGGCGGCGCTCGGCCTCGGCGTCGGCCTGCTCGTCTACCCCGAGTGGTACGTCATCGACGCGGCCGGCGTGGTGATGGGCGCCGGCGCGGCCGGCCTCTTCGGCATCAGCTTCGGCCTCCTGCCGGCCATCGTCCTCCTCGTCGTCCTCGCCGTCTACGACGCGGTCTCGGTGTACGGCACCGAACACATGCTGACGCTGGCCTCCGGGGTGATGGACCTCAAGCTCCCGGTCGTCCTCGTCGTTCCGCTCACCGCGTCGTACTCGTTCATCGAGGACGAAGGCCCGGAGACACTCGCAGAGGAGGAAGACGGGACCGAAGCCGACGACGCTGCAGCCCCGGAAGACCCCGGTCCCGCGGCTCCCGAGGAACCCGACGGCCAGACGCCGGACGGGGACGCGCCCGAGCCCTTCGAGCGCGACTCGTTCTTCATCGGGCTCGGCGACGCCGTCATGCCGACCATCCTCGTCGCGTCGGCGGCGTTCTTCCGGCCCGGCGACGTCCGGGTGGCCTACATAGAGGGCGTCGCGCTGACGGTGCCGGCGCTCGGTGCGATGGTCGGGACCATCGTCGGCCTCCTGATCCTGATGTGGATGGTGATGAAGGGGCGGGCCCACGCCGGCCTGCCGCTGCTCAACGGCGGCGCAATCGCGGGGTACCTGCTCGGCTCGATCTACGTGGGCGTCGCCCTCGTCGAGGCCGTCGGCCTGGCCCCCTACCTCTGA
- a CDS encoding YbhB/YbcL family Raf kinase inhibitor-like protein, which yields MALSLSSSAFEDGGPIPDEYGYEERNVNPPLEIEGVPPTAESLALIVDDPDAVDPAGKVWDHWVVWNVDTDHQQIPEDWDADDAVEGRNDYGEQGYGGPNPPDGEHTYRFELYALDRTLDVDEETNAETLRDTMDDFVLAEATLEGTYAP from the coding sequence ATGGCGCTGTCGCTGTCAAGCTCAGCGTTCGAGGACGGAGGACCGATCCCCGACGAGTACGGCTACGAGGAGCGCAACGTCAACCCGCCGCTGGAGATCGAGGGCGTCCCGCCGACCGCCGAGTCGCTGGCGCTGATCGTCGACGACCCCGACGCGGTCGACCCGGCCGGGAAGGTGTGGGACCACTGGGTCGTCTGGAACGTCGACACCGACCACCAGCAGATCCCGGAGGACTGGGACGCCGACGACGCGGTCGAAGGGCGCAACGACTACGGCGAACAGGGGTACGGCGGCCCGAACCCGCCGGACGGCGAGCACACCTACCGGTTCGAACTGTACGCCCTGGACCGAACGCTCGACGTCGACGAGGAGACGAACGCCGAAACCCTCCGAGACACGATGGACGACTTCGTCCTCGCGGAGGCGACCCTCGAGGGAACGTACGCCCCCTGA
- a CDS encoding H/ACA ribonucleoprotein complex subunit GAR1: MKRVGEVVRTAQGLAVVRCPDEEHPDVGDRVVDQDLDDVGEVVDVFGPVDRPYVAVSPADGVVLPNLLGKKLYAR; the protein is encoded by the coding sequence ATGAAGCGCGTCGGCGAGGTCGTCAGGACCGCCCAGGGGCTCGCGGTCGTCCGCTGTCCCGACGAGGAGCACCCGGACGTCGGCGACCGCGTCGTCGACCAGGACCTCGACGACGTCGGGGAGGTCGTCGACGTCTTCGGTCCCGTCGACCGTCCCTACGTGGCCGTCTCCCCCGCCGACGGCGTCGTCCTCCCCAACCTCCTCGGGAAAAAGCTCTACGCGCGGTGA
- the srp19 gene encoding signal recognition particle subunit SRP19 produces MVENVIWPAYLDAECSRREGRRVPQDLAVPEPTVDEIAQAVQQVGYDAVIERDKTYPREYEERGRVVVKGAEDASKSDLLGAVAAYVTALRE; encoded by the coding sequence ATGGTCGAGAACGTCATCTGGCCCGCCTATCTCGACGCCGAGTGCTCCCGCCGCGAGGGTCGCCGCGTCCCCCAGGACCTCGCGGTGCCGGAGCCCACCGTCGACGAGATCGCCCAGGCGGTCCAGCAGGTCGGCTACGACGCCGTCATCGAGCGCGACAAGACGTATCCACGAGAGTACGAGGAGCGCGGCCGCGTCGTCGTCAAGGGCGCCGAGGACGCCAGCAAGTCCGACCTGCTCGGCGCCGTCGCCGCGTACGTCACCGCCCTCCGCGAATGA
- a CDS encoding PGF-CTERM-anchored ABC transporter substrate-binding protein: protein MRKLRATLIATLLVVSLCGIAVTPATASHDGGTDCSFPVSVTDGTGSEVTLNESAETVVAADAASAQTFWEIGAADRVVGMPVRDYTQYLNGSQNRTDVISDDGMGLDVETIIELDADLVVVPNYASDETVQQLRDADQTVYRSPFESSFEDIYAKTELYGHFVGDCEAGATTAQETREEVETIRNATADRDSPDVLYYFFGTAAGNGTFIDDIVETAGGNNVAAEAGIEQYGEISDEVILEQDPEWIVTTDEDGAFDAEAEPFPSTSAVENDQVLRVDANLVSQAAPRVVEPLRTMAETFHPEAFAEQNATATPDETGKSTPGGDDGSDGDGAGFGVGVAAAALAAAALLARRQ, encoded by the coding sequence ATGCGCAAGCTCCGAGCCACACTGATCGCGACCCTGCTGGTCGTGTCCCTCTGCGGTATCGCGGTGACCCCCGCGACCGCGAGCCACGACGGCGGGACCGACTGTTCGTTCCCCGTGTCGGTCACCGACGGCACCGGGAGTGAGGTGACGCTGAACGAATCCGCGGAGACCGTCGTCGCTGCCGACGCGGCCTCGGCCCAGACGTTCTGGGAGATCGGCGCCGCGGACCGCGTCGTCGGCATGCCGGTCCGCGACTACACCCAGTACCTGAACGGCTCCCAGAACCGGACCGACGTCATCTCCGACGACGGGATGGGCCTCGACGTCGAGACCATCATCGAACTCGACGCCGACCTCGTCGTCGTCCCGAACTACGCGAGCGACGAGACCGTCCAGCAGCTCCGGGACGCCGACCAGACCGTCTACCGCTCGCCCTTCGAGTCGTCCTTCGAGGACATCTACGCGAAGACCGAACTGTACGGCCACTTCGTCGGCGACTGCGAGGCGGGCGCGACGACCGCCCAGGAGACCCGCGAGGAGGTCGAGACCATCCGCAACGCGACCGCGGACCGCGACAGTCCGGACGTCCTCTACTACTTCTTCGGCACGGCCGCGGGCAACGGGACGTTCATCGACGACATCGTCGAGACCGCCGGCGGGAACAACGTCGCCGCCGAGGCCGGCATCGAGCAGTACGGCGAGATCTCCGACGAGGTGATCTTAGAGCAGGACCCCGAGTGGATCGTCACCACCGACGAGGACGGCGCCTTCGACGCGGAGGCGGAGCCGTTCCCGAGCACGAGCGCCGTCGAGAACGACCAGGTGTTGCGCGTCGACGCGAACCTCGTCAGCCAGGCCGCCCCGCGCGTCGTCGAACCGCTCCGGACGATGGCCGAGACGTTCCACCCCGAGGCCTTCGCCGAGCAGAACGCGACCGCGACGCCCGACGAGACCGGCAAGTCGACGCCCGGCGGCGACGACGGCAGCGACGGTGACGGCGCCGGCTTCGGCGTCGGCGTCGCCGCGGCCGCGCTGGCGGCCGCCGCGCTGCTGGCCCGCCGACAGTAA
- the btuC gene encoding vitamin B12 ABC transporter permease BtuC, with product MMVLRRTVAWSTTLVALLVAVAVGSAMVGPADIGPLEVVMAALNGVALPLPTRSGISWVRPFDFEVPATSEAIVRTVRLPRILLGAIVGFALALAGTVMQGFFRNPMADPSIIGVSTGAAVGAVAFIVFGAALPLSAGFGLPAFAFVGALVTAFGVYLIATEGGRTPVATLLLAGVAVQTFLGAVISYMLLHAGETLQRAVYWLMGHLHDSTWPKVWLALPVVAVFFVLLCAYARDLNVLLLGEEDAHTLGIEVERTKRILLAASSVVTAAAVAVSGVIGFVGLIVPHAMRLVVGPDHRILLPTSALAGSVFLVATDTVARSGAAEMPVGIVTAALGAPFFLYLLVDREVHAL from the coding sequence ATCATGGTCCTCCGTCGGACGGTCGCGTGGTCGACGACCCTCGTCGCGCTGCTCGTCGCCGTCGCCGTCGGCAGCGCGATGGTCGGGCCGGCCGACATCGGTCCCCTCGAGGTCGTGATGGCGGCGCTGAACGGTGTCGCGCTGCCGCTGCCGACGCGGAGTGGAATCTCCTGGGTTCGCCCGTTCGACTTCGAAGTGCCGGCGACCAGCGAGGCCATCGTCCGCACCGTCCGGCTGCCGCGCATCCTGCTCGGCGCCATCGTCGGCTTCGCGCTCGCGCTCGCCGGCACCGTCATGCAGGGGTTCTTCCGCAATCCGATGGCCGACCCATCGATCATCGGCGTCTCGACGGGCGCCGCGGTCGGCGCGGTCGCCTTCATCGTCTTCGGGGCGGCGCTACCGCTGTCGGCGGGCTTCGGGCTGCCGGCGTTCGCCTTCGTCGGCGCGCTGGTGACCGCATTCGGCGTCTACCTGATCGCCACGGAGGGCGGGCGGACGCCCGTGGCGACGCTGCTGCTTGCGGGCGTCGCCGTCCAGACGTTCCTGGGGGCCGTCATCTCGTACATGCTGCTGCACGCCGGCGAGACCCTCCAGCGGGCCGTCTACTGGCTGATGGGCCACCTCCACGACAGCACGTGGCCGAAAGTCTGGCTCGCCCTCCCGGTGGTCGCCGTCTTCTTCGTCCTCCTGTGCGCGTACGCCCGCGACCTGAACGTCCTGCTGCTCGGGGAGGAGGACGCCCACACCCTGGGTATCGAGGTCGAGCGTACCAAACGCATCCTGCTGGCGGCCTCCAGCGTCGTCACCGCGGCGGCCGTCGCCGTCTCGGGCGTCATCGGCTTCGTCGGCCTCATCGTCCCCCACGCGATGCGGCTGGTCGTCGGTCCCGACCACCGCATCCTCCTGCCGACCAGCGCGCTCGCCGGTTCGGTCTTCCTCGTGGCGACCGACACCGTCGCCCGCTCGGGGGCCGCCGAGATGCCGGTCGGCATCGTCACCGCCGCGCTGGGCGCGCCGTTCTTCCTGTACCTGCTGGTCGACCGGGAGGTGCACGCGCTGTGA
- a CDS encoding heme ABC transporter ATP-binding protein, protein MIDVDGVRVDLGGSTVLEEVSLTAEEGQFLALVGPNGAGKTTLLRTCNGLLAPTSGRVTVDGADVASLSAREIGRRVATVPQETALAFDFDVEDVVAMGRTPHRSRFSSTTVADREAVRGAMERTDTARFAERSVGDLSGGERQRVVLARALAQETPVLLLDEPTASLDVNHQIRTLSLARELAAEGKAVVAAIHDLELAARFCDAVALLSDGRVLAAGPPEDVLTAGHVETAFDVRAAVTTNPVTGTRAVTPLSDAPPGDRRVHVFGRGEAAARVIGRLVDAGIEVTVGVLPEGDVAAATAHSVASEVVTAPPFDTVSDDRRSRVAELVAAADATVIAGPLDEANRALARDCDPLFALDGVDAPPTAHPVSESELVERLRTPPARHSSPTRS, encoded by the coding sequence GTGATCGACGTCGACGGGGTCCGCGTCGACCTCGGCGGGTCGACCGTCCTCGAGGAAGTTTCGCTGACCGCCGAGGAGGGGCAGTTCCTCGCGCTGGTCGGCCCGAACGGCGCCGGGAAGACGACCCTGCTGCGGACCTGTAACGGCCTGCTGGCGCCGACGAGCGGTCGCGTCACCGTGGATGGGGCGGACGTGGCGTCGCTGTCGGCCCGGGAGATCGGCCGCCGGGTCGCGACCGTCCCCCAGGAGACGGCGCTGGCCTTCGACTTCGACGTCGAGGACGTCGTCGCGATGGGTCGGACGCCGCACCGGTCGCGGTTCTCGTCGACGACGGTCGCCGACCGCGAGGCCGTCCGGGGGGCCATGGAACGGACAGACACCGCGCGGTTCGCCGAGCGGTCGGTCGGCGACCTCTCGGGCGGTGAGCGTCAACGTGTCGTCCTCGCGCGGGCGCTCGCCCAGGAGACGCCCGTCCTCCTGCTCGACGAGCCGACGGCGAGCCTCGACGTGAACCACCAGATCCGGACGCTGTCGCTGGCCCGCGAGCTCGCCGCCGAGGGCAAGGCGGTCGTCGCGGCCATCCACGACCTGGAGCTGGCGGCGCGGTTCTGCGACGCCGTCGCGCTGCTCTCGGACGGCCGGGTGCTGGCCGCCGGTCCTCCAGAAGACGTGCTGACGGCCGGCCACGTCGAGACCGCCTTCGACGTCCGCGCGGCGGTGACGACGAACCCCGTGACGGGGACGCGGGCCGTGACGCCGCTGTCCGACGCGCCCCCGGGCGATCGACGCGTCCACGTCTTCGGTCGCGGGGAGGCCGCGGCCCGAGTGATCGGCCGGCTGGTCGACGCCGGCATCGAGGTGACCGTCGGCGTGCTCCCGGAGGGCGACGTCGCGGCCGCGACGGCCCACAGCGTCGCGAGCGAGGTCGTCACCGCGCCGCCGTTCGACACCGTTTCGGACGACCGACGGAGTCGGGTCGCCGAGCTGGTCGCGGCTGCCGACGCGACGGTGATCGCCGGGCCACTCGACGAGGCGAACCGGGCGTTGGCCCGCGACTGCGACCCCCTGTTCGCGCTCGATGGCGTCGATGCGCCGCCGACCGCCCACCCCGTTTCGGAATCCGAACTCGTCGAGCGGCTCCGAACCCCGCCGGCCAGACACTCCTCGCCGACTCGTTCGTAG
- a CDS encoding MarR family transcriptional regulator: MAASPEWTHPADERILRYLEEHPPDYVPLIANRLGMHLGYVERRVEALVDHGLVEPISGESIYAVTERGERFLADEAAAAAADCDD, from the coding sequence ATGGCAGCCAGCCCAGAGTGGACGCATCCGGCAGACGAGCGCATCCTGCGATACCTCGAGGAGCACCCGCCAGATTACGTGCCGCTCATCGCGAACCGACTGGGGATGCACCTGGGATACGTCGAGCGGCGCGTCGAGGCGCTCGTCGACCACGGGCTGGTCGAACCGATCAGTGGGGAGTCCATCTACGCGGTCACCGAGCGGGGAGAACGGTTCCTCGCCGACGAGGCCGCGGCCGCGGCGGCCGATTGCGACGACTGA
- a CDS encoding DUF7563 family protein, producing MPRCRNCETFVTDNYVRVFAPQGMETVRVCPNCEDKLRDGAEVREARSTRQN from the coding sequence ATGCCACGTTGTCGCAACTGCGAGACGTTCGTGACGGACAACTACGTGCGCGTCTTCGCGCCGCAGGGCATGGAGACGGTCCGCGTCTGCCCGAACTGCGAGGACAAGTTGAGGGACGGCGCGGAGGTCCGCGAGGCCCGGTCGACGCGACAGAACTGA
- a CDS encoding cupin domain-containing protein: MRKVAIDDVDVERSPLGVHSVRKPVSDALGTEHFAMNYFELKPGESFSGGLHTHHDQEEVFYVLEGEATFDVADEPSSEATEPVTVSAGEVIRFPPGQYQEGYNDDEEESVVGFAFGAPSSKHDWESIESVLHCSECGEETGHGLSLTDENRFEFTCQECGNEVTF, from the coding sequence ATGCGCAAGGTCGCCATCGACGACGTCGACGTCGAACGGAGTCCCCTCGGGGTCCACAGCGTCCGCAAACCCGTCTCGGACGCGCTGGGCACCGAGCACTTCGCGATGAACTACTTCGAACTGAAACCCGGCGAGTCGTTCTCCGGGGGCCTCCACACCCACCACGACCAGGAGGAGGTCTTCTACGTCCTGGAGGGCGAGGCGACCTTCGACGTCGCGGACGAACCGAGTTCCGAGGCCACCGAGCCGGTCACCGTCTCCGCCGGCGAGGTGATCCGGTTCCCGCCGGGGCAGTACCAGGAGGGGTACAACGACGACGAGGAGGAGTCGGTCGTCGGCTTCGCCTTCGGCGCGCCGTCCTCGAAGCACGACTGGGAGTCCATCGAGTCGGTGCTGCACTGCAGCGAGTGCGGCGAGGAGACCGGCCACGGCCTCTCGCTGACCGACGAGAACCGCTTCGAGTTCACCTGCCAGGAGTGCGGCAACGAGGTCACGTTCTGA
- a CDS encoding helix-turn-helix domain-containing protein, with translation MRYFDLVLTSDHNGIHPVDAELATLGGVEREALLHIDAFGDGTGVLLYRLAGDRNAVVESVEANDYVISYDILKVEAENTFHLYLHVHPGEPAGTLMALCYEFALIIDTPIEFTDRGGVLVTIVGTHDMLREALKAVPDDINISIQQVGQYSPGTRDMLSMLTDRQREVFETAVDMGYYDIPRQVNQSDLAETLECAPSTVDEHLRKAESKMLSALLRTAESSG, from the coding sequence ATGCGATACTTCGACCTCGTCCTGACGTCGGACCACAACGGGATTCACCCGGTCGACGCGGAGCTGGCCACCCTCGGCGGGGTCGAACGGGAGGCACTGCTCCACATCGACGCCTTCGGCGACGGGACGGGCGTGTTGCTCTACCGGCTCGCGGGCGACCGCAACGCCGTCGTGGAGTCCGTCGAAGCCAACGACTACGTCATCAGCTACGATATCCTCAAGGTGGAGGCCGAGAACACCTTCCACCTCTACCTCCATGTCCACCCCGGCGAGCCCGCCGGGACGCTGATGGCGCTGTGCTACGAGTTCGCGCTCATCATCGACACGCCGATCGAGTTCACCGACCGCGGCGGCGTCCTCGTCACCATCGTCGGCACCCACGACATGCTCCGCGAGGCCCTGAAGGCCGTCCCGGACGACATCAACATCTCCATCCAGCAGGTCGGCCAGTACTCACCGGGAACCCGGGACATGCTGTCGATGCTGACCGACCGCCAGCGCGAGGTCTTCGAGACGGCCGTGGACATGGGCTACTACGACATCCCGCGACAGGTCAACCAGAGCGACCTGGCAGAGACCCTGGAGTGTGCCCCCTCGACTGTCGACGAGCACCTCCGCAAGGCCGAATCGAAGATGCTGTCGGCGCTTCTCCGCACCGCGGAGTCGAGCGGCTGA
- a CDS encoding PGF-CTERM sorting domain-containing protein gives MLFVVAIVAVQFAGVAAAGHGSPANFTVYPETTEDRSPSTTTGNYVMSSAGADAFDSERGLKYVDFYWIESDQASFTGCNPDNARTFGIDRGNNNTGTQTDVDLLEHMKNYNVGDNRITLELFDEGDFGGDPINLNAPDATIAVLADCVENTGDPGWYQFQGYVNGTTYDDSYEEVYLDSHYFWIGDFESEAGAREELGPPPSEDGPSDGNGDSDGSTGEGTTEQEATPTRTDDSSDENGDDGAESTSEEGSSQTGTPAPTSTDAVNDEGSDGGSTAEDSTADGQDAGANSAGANGQSTPTPGDGPGFGALVTVFALLSAALLTRRW, from the coding sequence GTGCTCTTCGTCGTCGCCATCGTCGCGGTACAGTTCGCAGGCGTCGCGGCAGCCGGGCACGGTTCGCCGGCGAACTTCACCGTCTACCCGGAGACCACCGAGGATCGGAGCCCCTCCACGACCACCGGGAACTACGTGATGAGCTCGGCGGGCGCCGACGCCTTCGATAGCGAACGCGGGCTCAAGTACGTCGACTTCTACTGGATCGAGAGCGACCAGGCGAGCTTCACGGGCTGTAACCCGGACAACGCCCGGACGTTCGGCATCGACCGGGGGAACAACAACACCGGCACCCAGACCGACGTCGACCTGCTCGAGCACATGAAGAACTACAACGTGGGCGACAACCGGATCACCCTCGAACTCTTCGACGAAGGGGACTTCGGCGGTGACCCGATCAACCTCAACGCCCCCGACGCGACGATCGCCGTCCTCGCGGACTGCGTCGAGAACACCGGCGACCCCGGCTGGTACCAGTTTCAGGGATACGTGAACGGGACCACGTACGACGACAGCTACGAGGAGGTCTACCTGGACTCCCACTACTTCTGGATCGGCGACTTCGAGTCGGAAGCGGGGGCCCGTGAGGAACTCGGACCGCCGCCGTCGGAAGATGGACCGAGCGACGGAAACGGCGATAGTGACGGGAGTACTGGAGAGGGAACCACCGAACAGGAGGCGACGCCGACTCGCACCGACGATTCCTCTGACGAGAATGGTGACGATGGGGCGGAATCGACGTCCGAGGAGGGAAGCTCACAAACCGGAACGCCTGCACCCACGTCGACGGACGCAGTGAACGACGAGGGGAGTGACGGTGGGAGTACCGCGGAGGATTCGACCGCCGACGGTCAGGATGCGGGAGCGAACAGCGCCGGAGCGAACGGCCAGTCCACCCCGACGCCGGGTGACGGGCCGGGCTTCGGGGCACTCGTCACCGTGTTCGCACTGCTGTCGGCGGCGCTGCTGACTCGTCGGTGGTAA